One Rhizoctonia solani chromosome 3, complete sequence genomic region harbors:
- a CDS encoding ADP-ribosylation factor family, producing MSTAQNPSKGGKKADNDKLPPQKNSPILPAFLVAIISIAAVNIFAPGAVTTVFDTFIAPFKSLALKPQIPPFDVVDIPGRGKGVIANRDIKQGELLIREKPLFIVPTRPGVDPSQLIGGIVDALPSTDKAVFLALSYAKPNVSAQDIPFEIFQTNAISAGQRGTGLFPRTARLNHGCSRAFGAVYSWRDAEGVLVVHAIRDIPKGQEILTTYTNTKRRRSDRQAHLRAHYYFDCACSVCSLPKEESAASDRRLGQMADAYSMFSLWGSDNIKGTEAIKTAKKIWRGQLAADAAHVAAAHGDAKSAPSTKAYVPATPSTTAPLTLSTPSVAKLHRSWADMTHLAPRHCLSGEGCTGDVSSTSATKRGPCHATRFSQSPLSTEKNEKRVLLLVTTIPTIGLNVETVEAPTSGRRRPLRLTCWDVGGCDKIRPLIRHYAVDRSSRLHLDSSDRERLSEAIEELKIMLDIVEDGREQGASPIPCLILANKQDLQGAMGLDEIRIKLVPIISARPACAVFPISVVSANFLSAITPAMDWVYDVTTEDSPKVQVQKSVHIRSEDKLSEKLNSWVERASEDIAPDEFLASFEAINLPSWDHYTHIRIAYTILNTYGRQKGAHIARILTVTYKSLRKKDDIRWYREVYQNKCTNYWKDIPYNYDLLLDPDRSFWHPEYANG from the exons ATGTCGACAGCTCAAAATCCTTCCAAAGGAGGGAAGAAGGCTGACAATGACAAA TTACCCCCACAAAAGAACAGCCCAATACTACCCGCCTTCCTAGTTGCTATAATTAGCATAGCAGCTGTCAACATCTTCGCGCCTGGCGCGGTTACCACGGTCTTTGACACGTTCATAGCTCCTTTCAAGTCATTAGCGTTGAAACCTCAGATTCCCCCCTTTGATGTGGTCGACATACCCGGCCGAGGAAAAGGCGTGATTGCGAATCGAGACATTAAG CAAGGGGAGCTTCTCATCAGAGAGAAACCTTTGTTCATTGTGCCAACCCGAC CTGGGGTCGACCCATCCCAGTTGATCGGGGGCATAGTAGACGCTCTCCCTTCGACGGACAAGGCCGTCTTTTTAGCACTATCGTATGCTAAGCCCAACGTGTCTGCGCAAGATATTCCATTTGAGATATTCCAAACAAATGCGATCTCGGCCGGCCAACGGGGAACGGGTTTGTTTCCTAGGACAGCGAGGCTGAACCATGGGTGTTCCAGAGCATTTGGAGCCGTGTATAGTTGGAGAGATGCCGAGGGAGTACTGG TCGTACATGCGATAAGAGATATACCAAAGGGGCAG GAAATATTGACGACATACACAAACACTAAACGTAGAAGAAGTGATCGACA GGCGCATCTTCGGGCACATTACTACTTTGATTGCGCATGTTCTGTATGTTCCCTACCCAAAGAAGAATCAGCAGCTTCGGACCGAAGGTTGGGACAAATGGCGGACGCATATTCGATGTTTTCCTT GTGGGGCAGCGATAATATCAAGGGAACCGAAGCCATCAAGACCGCCAAGAAGATTTG GCGCGGGCAACTTGCTGCTGACGCCGCTCACGTCGCTGCAGCCCACGGAGA TGCTAAATCAGCCC CTTCAACAAAAGCATACGTGCCTGCCACCCCTAGCACCACAGCACCTCTAACTCTTTCAACGCCTTCAGTTGCTAAACTTCACCGATCATGGGCCGATATGACTCATTTGGCACCCCGTCACTGCCTCTCAGGAGAAGGCTGTACAGGCGACGTGTCTAGCACGTCTGCAACAAAGCGAGGGCCTTG CCATGCTACCAGATTTTCTCAGTCGCCTCTTTCCACAGAGAAGAACGAAAAGCGTGTCTTATTGCTGG TTACTACGATTCCAACCATAG GTTTAAATGTCGAAACCGTTGAAGCACCTACATCCGGTCGTCGTAGACCATTGCGACTAACTTGCTGGGATGTGGGCGGGTGCGATAAAATTCGTCCATTGATTAGGCACTATGCTGTGGACAGAAGTTCTCGTTTACATTTGGACTCCAGCGATAGGGAGCGCCTTTCCGAAGCGATCGAAGAACTGAAAATCATGTTAGATATAGTAGAGGATGGTCGGGAGCAGGGTGCAAGCCCTATCCCATGCCTTAT TCTCGCAAACAAACAAGACTTACAAGGTGCCATGGGGCTCGACGAAATCCGCATCAAGCTGGTCCCAATTATTTCAGCTCGGCCGGCTTGTGCTGTGTTCCCTATATCTGTGGTATCCGCTAATTTCTTATCGGCAATTACACCAGCCATGGATTGGGTATACGACGTTACCACTGAAGACTCGCCGAAAGTACAAGTTCAGAAATCGGTTCACATTCGATCTGAGGACAAGTTATCTGAGAAATTGAATTCTTGGGTTGAACGAGCTTCCGAAGATATTGCCCCGGACGAATTTCTCGCCTCGTTTGAAGCAATCAATTTACCATCCTGGGATCATTACACACACATTAGGATTGCGTACACTATTCTGAACACGTATGGTAGACAAAAAGGTGCGCATATAGCAAGAATTTTAACCGTCACTTACAAATCCCTTAGGAAAAAAGATGATATTCGATGGTATAGAGAAGTATATCAGAACAAGTGCACAAACTACTGGAAGGACATTCCATATAACTATGACCTACTTTTGGATCCAGATCGTTCATTTTGGCACCCAGAGTATGCCAACGGATGA
- a CDS encoding peptidase family c78 protein: MRESLVSTAGDDNKDYAFCELCREPLQELSPEGRETHYEAHFNHGDGLEINELDAQLAATISIQGSSPSRGIIAPVTHSSLQRVIPPQKPRENVFWHPDCGSPVPPRVITPGIIPILARALERPGSKGGALCTPLATHYGTEYWDLGWGCGYRNFLMACSALAAQDICPEYRRLLMDDICGPPGVRNLQVWIEDAWRRGYDTHGATQLRHHLLGTRKWIGTAAHLALIQWLTAHFMEQSNDLSSGPNGDHTTPHVYMSTKMPIVLQHKGHSRTVVGIELTKSGETNILIYDPARRPDTAIRKAGLKKGHKHRSSTKAKGFFNRVIKRQPHNEMNEQTPKRMRGGAVDNDNCESSGKENGYKLGPVEDRGHNNNGSLKDSDTNFRANSEIRPSEDNADLLATLQGLDLGRVLSTYRVTSSQLSKKDQYQILWFPMTAPLTGPERDACKIVRSERMIASVS, encoded by the exons ATGAGAGAATCCCTCGTGTCTACCGCTGGCGACGATAACAA GGACTATGCATTTTGTGAGTTGTGTAGGGAGCCTTTACAAGAGCTTTCCCCGGAAGGTCGAGAAACTCATTACGAAGCGCACTTCAACCATGGTGATGGGCTTGAGATAAACGAGCTTGATGCTCAGCTGGCTGCCA CTATTTCTATACAAGGCTCTTCGCCTAGCCGTGGCATCATAGCTCCCGTCACTCATTCAAGCCTTCAGCGAGTTATACCTCCACAAAAACCACGTGAGAACGTGTTTTGGCATCCTGATTGTGGATCTCCTGTCCCTCCCCGTGTCATTACCCCTGGAATTATTCCAATCCTAGCTCGGGCTTTAGAGCGACCAGGCTCGAAGGGTGGGGCACTCTGCACCCCGTTAGCTACTCATTACGGGACAGAGTACTGGGATCTAGGATG GGGCTGCGGCTACCGTAATTTTCTAATGGCATGCAGTGCACTCGCAGCACAAGACATCTGTCCCGAATATCGGAGGCTTTTGATGGACGACATCTGTGGTCCTCCCGGGGTTAGGAATTTACAAGTGTGGATTGAGGATGCCTGGCGTCGAG GATACGATACGCATGGTGCAACTCAGCTCCGCCACCACCTACTTGGGACTAGAAAATGGATTGGTACAGCTG CTCACTTGGCACTGATTCAATGGTTGACGGCACACTTTATGGAACAGTCTAACGACCTCAGTTCGGGACCCAACGGAGATCACACAACTCCGCACGTCTATATGAGCACCAAGATGCCGATCGTACTACAGCACAAGGGCCATTCCAGAACGGTAGTTGGCATTGAGTTGACCAAATCTGGAGAAACTAATATATTAATATATGACCCTGCAAG GCGACCGGACACAGCTATTCGCAAGGCCGGACTCAAG AAAGGTCATAAACATCGCTCCTCAACCAAGGCGAAAGGTTTCTTCAACAGAGTGATCAAGCGGCAACCTCATAATGAAATGAACGAACAGACGCCCAAACGGATGCGCGGTGGGGCCGTGGATAACGACAACTGTGAATCCTCGGGAAAAGAAAACGGGTATAAACTTGGCCCAGTGGAGGATCGGGGCCACAACAACAATGGGTCGCTAAAAGACTCCGACACAAACTTCCGCGCTAATAGCGAGATAAGGCCATCTGAAGATAACGCTGATCTGCTCGCCACGCTTCAGGGCCTAGATCTGGGACGAGTGCTTAGTACATATAGGGTAACGTCTTCACAACTCAG CAAGAAGGATCAATACCAAATACTTTGGTTCCCTATGACTGCCCCACTTACCGGCCCTGAACGTGATGCTTGCAAGATCGTTCGGAGCGAGCGCATGATCGCGTCTGTATCTTAG
- a CDS encoding DNA repair protein REV1, whose protein sequence is MDKTREHIIQCKGRVIALCDSDAFYASCERVRLNVDPEQPLVVQQWTNLIAVNYPARKFGITRHESIIEARKKCPDLMAVHVATYKEGDSEPQYWEDPSPTTHKVSLDHYRRESSRVFQLFQDMMPAGGEIEKASIDEVFIDYTIPVRVLMVERYPELRVPDGPFDLDTPLPSPPTRIDWARLDTHVIPVTKELSADKAEVPRPRTPSITLEPTPDIIDNVLSSGSLTHSSLDPLSTELPEVGSDAPLTWHDVALSIAAELMRDIRQVIFEKLGYTLSAGIARNKMLAKLSASYRKPMAQSVLRNSAIPSYLGPMPFQKIRFLGGKLGDAMATQFGATTVSELREIELEDMQRRCGEESIWVWNVLRGIDYIKERTALKSMMASKNVRPAITTAEQARHWLAVLSAELTVRLTDARKYHIAGTNAPRSKQVAFPFTRSFTTATILAPAEKLWRMLLPGTGDLSVGVINVALGFAGLDALEVGQKGIEGFFSAKGPNSSAKKTSFSINKPTTTKPESLASDNKARRTASPGPKDGRHQGREQLGKLKRDFFNGVGSNKRKVEVHEVLDDSSSDIVEISPPPAAKRVNSGSGGESGTRNSTPTPFSRNDKRGPSSNNKDKAKSKKADKAISNGTANISTFFAPRSEGINAKVKRKK, encoded by the exons ATGGACAAAACCAGGGAACACA TAATCCAATGTAAGGG GCGTGTAATTGCGCTTTGCGATAGCGACGCATTCTATGCTTC GTGCGAGCGAGTCAGGCTCAACGTAGATCCTGAACAACCTCTAGTAGTCCAGCAGTGGACAAACCTC ATTGCTGTCAATTATCCCGCGCGCAAATTCGGGATCACTCGCCACGAATCG ATCATAGAGGCAAGAAAGAAATGCCCGGACCTAATGGCTGTTCACGTTGCGACTTACAAAGAGGGCGATAGCGAACCACAGTATTGGGAAGATCCGAGCCCCACCACACACAAG GTTTCTCTAGATCATTATCGTCGTGAAAGCTCTCGAGTATTTCAGTTATTCCAAGATATGATGCCAGCCGGAGGAGAAATAG AAAAAGCCTCCATTGACGAAG TCTTTATCGATTATACCATACCGGTTCGAGTGCTCATGGTCGAACGATATCCGGAACTTCGTGTCCCAGATGGGCCATTCGACTTGGATACGCCACTTCCCTCACCTCCGACTCGGATTGACTGGGCCAGATTGGATACCCATGTTATTCCAGTCACTAAAGAACTATCCGCAGACAAAGCCGAAGTACCTCGACCAAGAACGCCATCCATTACTCTTGAGCCTACTCCGGATATAATTGATAACGTACTTTCATCCGGGTCATTAACTCACTCCAGCCTCGATCCTCTATCCACGGAGCTACCGGAAGTAGGAAGCGATGCTCCTCTCACCTGGCACGACGTGGCCCTATCGATCGCAGCTGAACTTATGAGGGATATTCGGCAAGTAATATTTGAGAAGTTAGGATACACACTCTCCGCA GGAATTGCAAGGAACAAAATGCTTGCGAAG CTATCAGCATCATACCGCAAGCCGATGGCACAAAGCGTTTTACGCAACTCAGCCATACCTAGCTATCTAGGGCCTATGCCCTTTCAAAAA ATTCGATTTCTTGGAGGAAAATTAGGTGACGCCATGGCTACCCAGTTTGGAGCCACGACCGTTTCGGAGCTAAGAGAAATCGAACTGG AGGATATGCAGCGAAGGTGTGGCGAAGAGTCTATTTGGGTTTGGAATGTTCTACGT GGGATAGACTATA TCAAAGAACGGACTGCTCTCAAGTCAATGATGGCCTCCAAGAATGTTCGCCCAGCAATAACAACAGCTGAACAAGCACGTCACTGGCTGGCTGTTCTTTCGGCCGAACTCACTGTCCGTCTAACTGATGCAAGGAAA TATCATATTGCAGGCACCAATGCTCCACGATCCAAACAAGTTGCATTTCCATTCACACGAAGCTTCACTACAGCAACTATTCTAGCCCCCGCGGAGAAACTGTGGCGTATGCTGCTCCCAGGCACAGGTGATCTCAGTGTAGGTGTGATCAACGTTGCGCTCGGTTTCGCAGGTTTGGATGCGTTGGAAGTTGGTCAGAAGGGCATCGAAGGGTTCTTTAGTGCCAAAGGACCGAATTCATCGGCGAAGAAGACCTCATTTTCTATCAATAAACCTACAACAACGAAACCCGAGAGCCTGGCGTCGGATAACAAAGCCCGAAGAACAGCATCACCTGGACCAAAAGACGGCAGGCATCAAGGGAGAGAACAGCTGGGGAAGCTCAAGCGAGATTTCTTTAATGGAGTTGGATCGAACAAACGTAAGGTTGAAGTCCATGAGGTACTAGATGACAGTAGCTCGGATATTGTTGAAATATCTCCCCCACCGGCTGCAAAGCGCGTGAATTCTGGGTCTGGCGGAGAGTCTGGCACAAGAAATTCGACACCCACACCCTTTTCGAGAAACGATAAACGCGGACCAAGCTCCAATAACAAGGACAAGgcgaagagcaagaaagccGACAAGGCTATATCTAATGGGACAGCGAATATTTCCACTTTCTTTGCACCTCGCTCAGAAGGAATAAACGCAAAGGTTAAGAGAAAGAAGTGA
- a CDS encoding complex I intermediate-associated protein CIA30 translates to MSGPWTRAINRTAQVLRDNTARIVRMEGLSPNVEAKTLFSFRTPQDIQQYALGSDSDLGGNSTAHLDHHPDGYARFWGDMRLDVKAGLEGKLRPGYAGFRNKSRPTLFGQIYDDLSLHKYLALRVKAGGEPHTQNSYFVNIQTDGPVQSDLWQHRLYFQTDGEWEDIMIPLSDFVMTNQGDLVQNQVRMMREKIRTIGISILGGKSRTQGKYELGIESIRAMNEELEQGSSTKQFSEPAEKPLVQ, encoded by the exons ATGTCAGGCCCTTGGACTCGAGCAATTAATCGGACTGCTCAAGTCCTTCGGGACAATACCGCTCGAA TTGTGCGAATGGAAGGCTTGAGTCCAAATGTAGAGGCAAAAACGCTATTCAGCTTTCGCACGCCTCAAGATATTCAACAATATGCACTCGGATCTGACTCTGACCTGGGTGGGAACTCGACAGCGCATTTGGACCACCATCCAGACGGCTATGCGCGGTTTTGGGGGGACATGAGACTCGACGTCAAAGCTGGTTTAGAGGGAAAGTTAAGACCTGGATATGCGGGGTTCAGAAACAAG TCTCGTCCGACGCTCTTTGGACAAATATATGATGACTTGTCGTTACACAAGTACCTGGCTCTACGTGTCAAGGCCGGCGGAGAACCTCACACTCAAAATTCCTACTTTGTAAACATTCAAACGGACGGCCCGGTACAGAGCGATCTTTGGCAACACAGACTTTATTTCCAAACGGACGGCGAATGGGAAGATATTATG ATTCCTCTTTCCGACTTTGTAATGACGAACCAAGGTGATCTTGTCCAAAATCAGGTCAGGATGATGCGCGAAAAAATAAGAACGATCGGAATATCTATTCTGGGCGGGAAGTCCAGGACCCAAGGCAAATATGAGCTTGGAATTGAGTCTATTCGGGCTATGAATGAG GAACTGGAGCAAGGGTCATCCACCAAACAATTCAGCGAGCCTGCAGAAAAGCCATTGGTCCAGTGA
- a CDS encoding Ras-like protein, 24 kDa — protein sequence MSRAQLYREYKLVVVGGGGVGKSALTIQFIQSHFVDEYDPTIEDSYRKQCVIDDEVALLDVLDTAGQEEYGAMREQYMRTGEGFLLVYSITSRNSFEEISTFHQQILRVKDRDSFPMIVVANKCDLEYERQVGMNEGRDLAKHFNTKFIETSAKQRINVDEAFTNLVREIRRYNKDQQARPGGTSSGGPQRMDAEEGTADGGCCGGCVVV from the exons ATGTCTAGG GCCCAGCTGTACCGCGAATACAAGCTCGTTGTCgttggtggtggag GTGTCGGCAAATCGGCACTCACAATCCAGTTTATTCAGTCCCATTTTGTCGACGAATACGACCCCACTATCGAAG ATTCGTACCGCAAGCAGTGCGTAATCGACGATGAGGTTGCACTGCTCGACGTCCTCGACACTGCTGGCCAAGAGGAATATGG AGCGATGCGCGAGCAATACATGCGGACAGGAGAGGGCTTTTTGCTTGTATACTCGATCACATCCCGCAACTCGTTTGAAGAAATCAGCACGTTCCACCAGCAGATCCTGCGAGTCAAGGATCGCGATTCGTTCCCTATGATTGTCGTCGCCAATAAGTGCGACCTGGAGTATGAGAGGCAGGTTGGAATGAACG AGGGGCGCGACTTGGCCAAGCATTTCAATACCAAGTTCATTGAGACGTCTGCGAAGCAGCGCATCAACGTCGATGAGGCGTTCACCAACCTTGTCCGCGAGATCCGCCGATACAACAAG GACCAACAAGCTCGTCCCGGAGGAACTTCCAGTGGCGGACCTCAGCGTATGGACGCCGAGGAAGGTACCGCTGATGGCGGTTGCTGTGGAGGCTGTGTGGTCGTCTAA
- a CDS encoding Ras domain-containing protein, with protein sequence MSTYSIIVLGAGGVGKSSLTLRLVQGEFFDGYDPTIEDIYTKTLKVDEDYCSLQITDTAGAEQFTAVNEYYLKSARGFILAFSLTQAASVREVENLRTQIYRVKGHGATQIPMVLVGTKADLAPDREVSRETMQALADKWSIPYYETSAKRNWGVSNVFEDIVRQMRSKGMDTPTSGSGSKGRTRKSKSAGTLDSRCVLM encoded by the exons ATGTCGACATACAGTATCATCGTGCTCGGAG CTGGAGGGGTGGGCAAGTCATCGCTCACTCTGCGGCTTGTACAGGGCGAGTTTTTCGATGGGTATGATCCAACAATTGAAG ATATTTATACCAAAACGCTCAAAGTTGATGAAGACTATTGCTCG CTTCAGATCACCGATACCGCTGGTGCAGAACAATTTACGGCTGTCAACGAATACTATTTAAAG TCGGCTCGTGGCTTTATTCTAGCATTCAG CCTCACTCAAGCTGCAAGTGTGCGTGAAGTCGAGAACCTCCGAACTCAGATATACCGGGTCAAAGGCCATGGTGCTACCCAGATCCCGAtggtgctggtgggcacCAAAGCTGACCTCGCGCCGGATCGCGAAGTTAGCCGTGAGACGATGCAAGCGCTGGCCGACAAGTGGAGCATCCCATACTACGAGACGTCAGCCAAGCGCAACTGGGGGGTCTCCAATGTCTTTGAAGATATTGTCCGGCAGATGAGATCCAAGGGAATGGACACCCCAACTTCAGGCTCTGGATCCAAAGGCCGCACACGCAAATCCAAGAGCGCCGGAACACTCGACAGCAGATGTGTGCTCATGTGA